The Paraburkholderia caffeinilytica genome segment GAATGCGCGGCAACACGCGGTGATTGATCAGATCGGCAAGGCGTGCGAGCAACACGGGGCGCACGCCGGAAAAACCGTAGGCCAGCGAATTGAGTCGCGCGGCGATCACCGCGAGCGTTTGCGCGTCGTCGAGATGCTGACCCATCCCGCAGCCGTGGTAACGCGTCAATTGCAACGGCAAGGCTTCGACGAGTTCCATCGGCACGTCGACCACGCACGCATCGCCATAGCCGGTGTTGACGCCATACACGGTCGCGCCCGATGCCAGATGCCGGCGCAGAAAATCCGCGCCGCGCTGAATCCGCGCATGCCATGCCGGATCGGCGCTCAGCGCGACCGGTGCGCGATGCTGCGCGATCGCGACGACCTCTTCGATCGTCAGCTTGCGCCCGCCGATCGTCACCGCCGCCGCGTTCGCGACCGCGTTCTCATGCGCGCTGGCGATCGGCGCCTCGATCAGATCATGTTCGGCCATGTGTGCCTCGCTTGGGGCTGGCCCAGAAATCGAAGAAATTGAACCATTGATAAGGTGCCTTGCGGCAATAGTGTTCGAGGCGCGCGGCGTAACGCTGCGCCCACGCGGCAAGATGCTGCGCGCGTTCGCGGCGCGGCAACTCGATGCGCTCGGCGAACGGTTCGAAATAGAGACGGTAGCCGTCGCGCTCTTTCAGGCAGAAGAACAGATAGACAGGGCAGCCCAATGCGTGCGCCAGCACGTAGGGACCTTGCGCGAACGGCGCGGTCGAGCCGAGAAATTGCGCTTCGGTCGTGCGGCCCGCTTCGTGGGCCGGCACGCGGTCGCCGACGATCACCAGCAACTCGCCGGCATCGACGCGCTCCTGCATCATCACCGCGGTCTCGGGTCCGAAATCGCTGACTTCGAGCAGATGCCGCGCGAACTGGCTATTCGCCGACGCCAGCACGCTGTTGAAGCGCCGTGCATGCTCGGTGTAGACCACAGCGGTAACTTTGGCGTACGCGCCCTGCGCGGCGAGCGCGCGGGTCATTTCCAGATTGCCGAGATGCGCGCCGATCACGAGCGCGCCCTTGCCGCTCGCCACCAGTGCTTCGAATGCGGATGGGTCTTCGAATTTGACGTCGGCGTTGTTGACGCGGCCGGACCATGCCGCGAGCTTGTCGAAGCCCGATTGCGCGAATGCGAGCATGTGGCGATAGGCGGATAGCCAACCCGGACGCGGCGTATCGCCGTCCGGTGCGGCCTGGCCGAGACGCGTGAAGTAGTTGCTCGACGCCTCGCGCGCGGCGCGGCCCGTCAGCAGAAAATACGCGACGATCGGATGCAGCCAGAGCGCGGTGAAACGGCGGCCGAACAGCTTGCAACTGAGCGCGAGCAACGACATGCCCAGATGACTGCCGCGTTCGGCGATGCGCCACCAGTCCTGCGAGCTCTGTTCGTGTCGTTCCGCGTGCTTGCCCGGTTCGCTCAGGCTGCTTGCCTCGCCCGGTTTGTCTTGCTTATCCTGGCTGTCCCGTTCGCCCTGGTTGAGCGCCTCGCTCGCGATGACCACGCGCCGTGGCATCGCTTTGTGCGCGAGCAGCATCGGCAGACGCCACAGCATGCCGAACACGAGCCGCGTATGGCTGCGGCTGATGCGCACGTTGTCCCACAGCACGTCGAAATGCGAGACGCCATCGGTTGCATAGGTGACGCGCGTCGGAATCGAGCGGAACGCGGCGCGGCGCCAGTAGAGACGCACGAGAATT includes the following:
- a CDS encoding glycosyltransferase family 2 protein, which gives rise to MRFAPCIVIPIYNHKDAIGATVAHLAVHGLPVFVVDDGSDEATQQVLASLAQQYAGQLTLLRLPVNGGKGAAVMAGLRAARAAGYTHALQIDADGQHDATDVPRFIEAARAEPGAVILGRPVYDESVPKSRLYGRYLTHVWVWIETLSLTIRDSMCGFRLYPLALACGLIDSVPLPTRMDFDIEILVRLYWRRAAFRSIPTRVTYATDGVSHFDVLWDNVRISRSHTRLVFGMLWRLPMLLAHKAMPRRVVIASEALNQGERDSQDKQDKPGEASSLSEPGKHAERHEQSSQDWWRIAERGSHLGMSLLALSCKLFGRRFTALWLHPIVAYFLLTGRAAREASSNYFTRLGQAAPDGDTPRPGWLSAYRHMLAFAQSGFDKLAAWSGRVNNADVKFEDPSAFEALVASGKGALVIGAHLGNLEMTRALAAQGAYAKVTAVVYTEHARRFNSVLASANSQFARHLLEVSDFGPETAVMMQERVDAGELLVIVGDRVPAHEAGRTTEAQFLGSTAPFAQGPYVLAHALGCPVYLFFCLKERDGYRLYFEPFAERIELPRRERAQHLAAWAQRYAARLEHYCRKAPYQWFNFFDFWASPKRGTHGRT